A genomic window from Leptolyngbya sp. BL0902 includes:
- a CDS encoding gamma carbonic anhydrase family protein, giving the protein MSLIWPSPDCSQAAFVAPNATVMGQVILQEGCSIWYGAVVRGDVESITIGPYSNVQDGAILHGDPGQPTYLADRVTVGHRAVIHSAHIETGSLIGIGAVVLNGVRVGSGSIIGAGAVVTKDVPPRSLVMGVPGKVIREVSEAQALDLIEHAQKYYQLALVHGGKSTDLGFH; this is encoded by the coding sequence ATGTCTTTGATTTGGCCCAGTCCCGATTGTTCCCAAGCAGCCTTTGTGGCCCCCAATGCCACGGTGATGGGCCAGGTCATCCTTCAGGAGGGGTGCAGCATTTGGTATGGGGCGGTGGTGCGCGGCGATGTGGAGTCCATTACCATCGGCCCCTACAGCAATGTGCAGGATGGGGCGATTCTCCACGGCGATCCGGGGCAGCCCACCTATTTGGCGGATCGCGTCACCGTGGGCCATCGGGCGGTGATCCATAGCGCCCACATTGAAACCGGAAGCCTGATCGGCATTGGGGCAGTGGTGCTGAATGGGGTGCGCGTCGGCAGCGGCAGCATCATTGGGGCGGGGGCCGTGGTGACGAAGGATGTGCCGCCCCGTTCCCTGGTGATGGGTGTTCCCGGCAAGGTCATCCGCGAGGTCTCCGAAGCCCAAGCCCTTGATCTAATTGAACACGCCCAGAAGTATTACCAGTTAGCCCTCGTCCATGGGGGCAAAAGCACCGACCTGGGGTTTCACTGA
- a CDS encoding TIGR02652 family protein, translating to MVNSALQYPIYGPEIQCPHCRQTIPALTLTDTYLCTRHGAFEANPDTKDLVHLQSGRHWRQWEGEWYRQHTHPDGIRFEIHEALDRLYTQGYRATKVIIAERYKDLVNGYLERNSPWRGQADASAAPKLYGLPVDFSPSEADDPQWAVINFTLEKEPGVPVRYPYFRLFE from the coding sequence ATGGTTAATTCCGCCCTGCAATACCCCATCTACGGCCCAGAAATCCAGTGCCCCCACTGTCGGCAAACCATCCCGGCCCTCACCCTGACGGATACCTACCTCTGCACCCGCCACGGAGCCTTTGAGGCCAACCCCGACACGAAGGATCTGGTGCATTTGCAATCGGGACGGCACTGGCGACAGTGGGAGGGGGAATGGTATCGCCAACACACCCACCCCGACGGCATCCGCTTTGAAATCCACGAAGCCCTAGATCGTCTCTATACCCAGGGTTATCGGGCGACCAAGGTGATCATTGCCGAGCGCTACAAGGATTTGGTCAACGGCTACCTAGAGCGTAACTCCCCCTGGCGCGGGCAGGCCGATGCCTCCGCCGCCCCGAAACTCTACGGTCTCCCGGTAGACTTTAGCCCCTCCGAAGCGGACGATCCCCAGTGGGCGGTCATTAACTTCACCCTCGAAAAAGAACCCGGAGTGCCCGTTCGGTATCCCTATTTTCGGCTGTTTGAATAA
- a CDS encoding VOC family protein: MLHHASIRTADIHRAIAFYERLGFEVRERFTTGMTLACWMEGLGGRIELIQIPEPRPAADAFHDEHYTGYYHLSFDLTDRVESLPHWLAELRQAFGVGTSAVDGMADSTPAKDGTAAGMLRVLLEPQQQIIGDHVYEVAFLADADGLPLEFIRVLGHVHTP, translated from the coding sequence ATGCTTCACCATGCTTCTATTCGCACCGCCGATATTCACCGGGCCATCGCCTTTTACGAACGGCTAGGCTTTGAGGTGCGGGAGCGCTTCACCACGGGCATGACCCTCGCCTGCTGGATGGAGGGCTTGGGTGGACGGATTGAGCTGATCCAAATTCCAGAGCCCCGTCCCGCCGCCGATGCCTTCCACGACGAGCACTATACGGGCTATTACCACCTGTCCTTTGATCTGACGGATCGGGTGGAGAGTTTGCCCCATTGGCTGGCGGAACTGCGGCAAGCCTTTGGCGTGGGGACCTCTGCAGTGGATGGCATGGCGGATTCCACCCCTGCTAAGGACGGGACGGCGGCGGGTATGCTTAGGGTACTCCTAGAACCCCAGCAGCAAATCATTGGCGATCACGTTTACGAGGTGGCTTTCCTCGCCGATGCCGATGGCCTACCCCTAGAATTTATCCGAGTCCTTGGCCATGTCCACACCCCATGA
- a CDS encoding AAA family ATPase, whose translation MSTPHEALPFIDNWAYLKTELAWLDRLLMVAMSRQKREIEEVDDFAISDQDRVTSHWWKGIVSLNGKPGYDHARPPKAAANRGANYAQHLEARIQASQQQGVSLALPQLRDQLQLSAFEKNVILMALAPEINQRFGRLYGYLQYQHDESEWDLPTVDLCLRLLCRNDQEWRQARPMIAPSGRLVSLGLVEWASTEDTTLLSRHLRLAEPLTTYLLSENPDPSQIQSWLTAALAPPLQALPPTEAEPPLVLPDPVISQLDTLCALVPSEAHPVVLLTGDKGTGKTQTARWIAHRLGLPLTVLDLAATTEADYETLFAALAALPPGVLLIKNSQPWLGRTPILESALVEQWLTQRQSQPGLTLFAAHPLHSIKLAWRQRCDGVIGLPMPTATARKTLWKQALPADLPLHRNLPWTTLAQFPLSGGDIQTLAHTAAALARQDQSPSLMATHLQQALALHHPRLKWPKTTQSSQSTKP comes from the coding sequence ATGTCCACACCCCATGAGGCGCTTCCCTTCATCGACAACTGGGCCTACCTAAAAACCGAGCTGGCTTGGCTGGATCGATTGTTGATGGTGGCGATGTCGCGCCAAAAGCGGGAAATCGAAGAGGTGGATGATTTTGCCATCTCCGATCAGGATCGGGTGACGAGCCACTGGTGGAAGGGGATCGTGTCCCTCAATGGCAAACCGGGCTATGACCATGCTCGTCCGCCCAAGGCCGCTGCTAACCGAGGGGCCAACTACGCCCAGCACCTCGAAGCCCGCATCCAGGCCAGCCAGCAGCAGGGGGTTTCCCTCGCTCTCCCCCAACTGCGGGATCAGCTCCAGCTCAGCGCCTTCGAGAAAAACGTGATTTTGATGGCCCTGGCCCCAGAAATTAACCAGCGCTTCGGGCGGCTCTACGGCTATCTGCAATACCAGCACGACGAATCGGAATGGGATTTGCCCACGGTGGATCTCTGCCTGCGCCTGCTCTGCCGCAACGACCAAGAATGGCGGCAGGCCCGCCCGATGATTGCCCCCAGCGGTCGCCTGGTTAGCCTGGGGCTGGTGGAATGGGCCAGCACCGAAGACACCACCCTGCTCAGCCGCCACCTGCGTCTGGCGGAACCCCTCACCACCTACCTGCTGTCCGAAAACCCCGACCCCAGCCAGATTCAGTCCTGGCTTACCGCCGCCCTGGCTCCGCCCCTGCAAGCCCTGCCCCCCACCGAGGCCGAGCCGCCCCTGGTGCTGCCCGACCCGGTGATCAGCCAACTGGATACCCTCTGCGCCCTCGTCCCATCCGAGGCCCATCCTGTGGTGCTACTTACCGGAGACAAGGGCACAGGCAAAACCCAAACCGCCCGCTGGATCGCCCATCGCCTTGGCCTACCGCTGACGGTGCTAGACCTAGCCGCCACCACCGAAGCCGACTACGAAACCCTCTTTGCTGCCCTTGCCGCCCTGCCCCCTGGGGTGCTGCTGATCAAAAATTCCCAGCCTTGGCTAGGCCGCACCCCCATCCTAGAATCCGCCCTGGTAGAACAATGGCTTACCCAGCGCCAAAGCCAACCGGGCCTAACGCTTTTTGCCGCCCACCCGTTGCACAGCATCAAACTGGCTTGGCGACAGCGCTGTGATGGTGTAATTGGCCTGCCAATGCCCACCGCCACCGCCCGCAAAACCCTCTGGAAACAAGCCCTTCCGGCAGACCTGCCCCTGCACCGCAACCTGCCCTGGACGACCCTGGCCCAGTTCCCCCTCAGCGGTGGCGATATCCAAACCCTGGCCCACACCGCCGCCGCCCTGGCCCGCCAAGATCAATCCCCCAGCCTTATGGCCACCCACCTCCAACAGGCGCTGGCCCTACACCACCCTCGCCTGAAATGGCCCAAGACCACCCAATCCTCCCAGTCCACAAAACCCTAA